From Zerene cesonia ecotype Mississippi chromosome 16, Zerene_cesonia_1.1, whole genome shotgun sequence, one genomic window encodes:
- the LOC119832838 gene encoding uncharacterized protein LOC119832838 isoform X1, protein MMYMSGFLIFSPEISARMTPQEERESARGAEIADAFEDDMFGPPRTEPAARPKLSMISARLRANEERKRVIEICSQKLENIEDPARDLRRSVCINNTYCRLSEEARREKEARRRRAREECDDSWIGKKARRAVEDECLALLDAIPELGDANLGCAQLARQMPRQDVLLPPGLLTVLDS, encoded by the exons ATGATGTATATGTCTGGATTTCTCATCTTCTCTCCTGAAATATCAGCGAG AATGACTCCGCAAGAAGAGCGGGAGAGTGCGCGCGGCGCCGAGATCGCGGACGCCTTTGAGGACGACATGTTCGGCCCTCCGCGCACCGAACCGGCTGCGCGCCCCAAGCTCTCCATGATCTCAGCGCGCCTCCGCGCTAATGAGGAGCGCAAGCGGGTCATCGAAATATGCTCCCAGAAACTGGAGAATATCGAGGACCCTGCTCGCGATTTGCGTCGCTCAGTCTGCATTAACAACACATACTGCCGCTTGAGCGAAGAAGCGCGCCGTGAAAAAGAAGCCAGACGACGCCGTGCGAGAGAGGAATGTGATGATTCGTGGATAGGGAAAAAGGCGCGTCGCGCTGTTGAAGATGAATGCTTAGCTCTACTTGACGCTATCCCGGAACTGGGAGATGCGAATCTAGGCTGCGCCCAGCTCGCGCGACAGATGCCTCGACAAGACGTTCTTCTACCCCCTGGATTGCTGACAGTGTTGGACTCATGA
- the LOC119832838 gene encoding uncharacterized protein LOC119832838 isoform X2 has protein sequence MTPQEERESARGAEIADAFEDDMFGPPRTEPAARPKLSMISARLRANEERKRVIEICSQKLENIEDPARDLRRSVCINNTYCRLSEEARREKEARRRRAREECDDSWIGKKARRAVEDECLALLDAIPELGDANLGCAQLARQMPRQDVLLPPGLLTVLDS, from the coding sequence ATGACTCCGCAAGAAGAGCGGGAGAGTGCGCGCGGCGCCGAGATCGCGGACGCCTTTGAGGACGACATGTTCGGCCCTCCGCGCACCGAACCGGCTGCGCGCCCCAAGCTCTCCATGATCTCAGCGCGCCTCCGCGCTAATGAGGAGCGCAAGCGGGTCATCGAAATATGCTCCCAGAAACTGGAGAATATCGAGGACCCTGCTCGCGATTTGCGTCGCTCAGTCTGCATTAACAACACATACTGCCGCTTGAGCGAAGAAGCGCGCCGTGAAAAAGAAGCCAGACGACGCCGTGCGAGAGAGGAATGTGATGATTCGTGGATAGGGAAAAAGGCGCGTCGCGCTGTTGAAGATGAATGCTTAGCTCTACTTGACGCTATCCCGGAACTGGGAGATGCGAATCTAGGCTGCGCCCAGCTCGCGCGACAGATGCCTCGACAAGACGTTCTTCTACCCCCTGGATTGCTGACAGTGTTGGACTCATGA